Proteins from one Hydrogenophaga sp. SL48 genomic window:
- the hscA gene encoding Fe-S protein assembly chaperone HscA, whose protein sequence is MALLQIAEPGQSAAPHQHRLAAGIDLGTTNSLIASVKSAVAACLPDEHGAMLLPSVVRYLDDGATVVGRAAQEQQAIDPHNTIVSVKRFMGRSLADLKDAAALPYQFKDGPGMVGLQTVAGERSPVQVSAEILNTLRVRAEASLGGPLSGVVITVPAYFDDAQRQATKDAARIAGLNVLRLLNEPTAAAIAYGLDQQAEGTFAVYDLGGGTFDISILKLTQGVFEVLSTGGDSALGGDDFDSAIAAWFCAEHGLNGVAALPPSQQRALLTAARAAKEKLSSHDSAELCLTLADGQSLAAILSRTQFATLGAPLIARTLSATKRALRDAQLNTALITGVVLVGGSTRMPIARDAVRDYFGLEPLADLDPDQVVAIGAALQANVLAGNGSGDQWLLLDVCPLSLGIETMGGLVEKVIPRNSTLPTVRAQDFTTFKDGQTAMSLHVVQGERESVADCRSLARFELRGLPPAVAGALHIRVSFQIDADGLLSVSAREQSSGIEAHIEVKPSYGLGDEQIASMLQDAIAASQSDMRLRALREAQIDARRLLDATESALAEDGGLLNPVEIDAIHKALYAVADRLETEAPVEELRQSTNALSAATDAFAARRMNASIQKALAGRAMDSLIP, encoded by the coding sequence ATGGCCCTCTTGCAAATCGCTGAACCTGGACAAAGCGCTGCGCCGCACCAGCACCGGCTGGCAGCGGGCATCGACCTGGGCACGACCAACTCCCTGATTGCCAGCGTGAAGAGCGCGGTGGCCGCGTGTCTGCCCGACGAACACGGTGCCATGCTGCTGCCGTCGGTGGTGCGCTACCTGGATGACGGTGCCACCGTGGTCGGGCGCGCCGCTCAGGAGCAGCAAGCCATCGACCCGCACAACACCATCGTTTCCGTCAAACGCTTCATGGGCCGCTCGCTGGCCGACCTGAAAGACGCGGCCGCCCTGCCCTACCAGTTCAAGGACGGGCCGGGCATGGTGGGCCTGCAGACCGTGGCGGGCGAGCGTTCGCCGGTGCAGGTGTCGGCCGAGATCCTGAACACGCTGCGTGTGCGAGCCGAAGCCTCGCTGGGCGGCCCGCTCTCGGGTGTCGTGATCACCGTGCCGGCCTACTTCGACGACGCGCAACGCCAGGCCACCAAGGACGCCGCGCGCATCGCCGGCCTGAACGTGCTGCGCCTGCTCAACGAGCCCACGGCCGCGGCGATTGCCTACGGCCTGGACCAGCAGGCCGAAGGCACGTTCGCGGTCTACGACCTCGGCGGCGGCACCTTCGACATTTCCATCCTCAAGCTCACCCAAGGCGTGTTCGAGGTGCTGTCCACCGGCGGCGATTCGGCCCTGGGCGGTGACGATTTCGACAGCGCCATCGCGGCCTGGTTCTGCGCCGAACACGGTTTGAACGGTGTGGCCGCGTTGCCGCCTTCGCAACAGCGCGCTCTGCTCACGGCCGCGCGCGCGGCGAAGGAAAAGCTCTCCAGCCACGACAGCGCCGAACTCTGTCTCACGCTGGCCGATGGACAGTCGCTGGCGGCCATCCTTTCGCGCACCCAGTTCGCCACGCTCGGTGCGCCGCTGATCGCGCGCACCCTCAGCGCCACCAAGCGCGCGCTGCGCGACGCCCAGCTCAACACCGCCCTGATCACCGGCGTGGTGCTGGTGGGCGGATCGACCCGCATGCCCATCGCCCGCGACGCGGTGCGCGACTACTTCGGCCTCGAACCGCTGGCCGATCTCGACCCCGACCAGGTGGTCGCCATCGGCGCGGCCCTGCAGGCCAACGTGCTCGCCGGCAACGGCAGCGGCGACCAGTGGCTGCTGCTCGACGTCTGCCCGCTCTCGCTCGGCATCGAGACCATGGGCGGCCTGGTGGAAAAGGTGATTCCGCGCAATTCCACGCTGCCCACCGTGCGCGCGCAGGATTTCACCACCTTCAAGGACGGCCAGACCGCGATGTCGCTGCACGTGGTGCAGGGCGAACGCGAATCGGTCGCCGACTGCCGCTCACTGGCGCGCTTCGAGCTGCGCGGCCTGCCACCGGCCGTGGCCGGTGCCTTGCACATCCGCGTGAGCTTCCAGATCGACGCCGACGGTCTGCTCTCGGTCAGCGCACGCGAACAGAGCAGCGGCATCGAGGCCCATATCGAGGTGAAACCGAGCTACGGGCTGGGCGACGAACAGATCGCCAGCATGCTGCAGGACGCGATCGCGGCCTCGCAATCCGACATGCGGCTGCGCGCGCTGCGCGAGGCCCAGATCGACGCGCGGCGACTGCTCGACGCGACCGAAAGCGCGCTCGCGGAAGACGGCGGCCTGCTCAACCCTGTCGAAATCGACGCCATTCACAAGGCCCTGTACGCGGTGGCCGACCGGCTGGAAACTGAAGCCCCGGTAGAGGAGCTGCGCCAAAGCACCAATGCGCTTTCTGCCGCCACCGATGCCTTCGCGGCACGGCGCATGAACGCGTCGATCCAGAAAGCATTGGCAGGCCGTGCCATGGACAGTTTGATTCCCTAG
- the iscA gene encoding iron-sulfur cluster assembly protein IscA, with translation MQVSLTPAAARHVEKSLAKRGSGIGLRLAVKTSGCSGFAYALEFVDTLNADDQCFETQGTKLIVDAKSLAMLDGTELDFVREGLNEGFKFNNPNAKNSCGCGESFAV, from the coding sequence ATGCAAGTTTCACTGACCCCCGCCGCCGCGCGGCACGTTGAAAAATCCCTGGCCAAGCGCGGCAGCGGCATTGGTCTGCGCCTCGCGGTCAAGACCAGCGGCTGCTCGGGCTTCGCCTACGCACTGGAATTCGTCGACACCCTGAACGCCGACGACCAGTGCTTCGAGACCCAGGGAACCAAGCTCATCGTCGACGCCAAGAGCCTGGCCATGCTGGACGGAACAGAGCTCGACTTTGTGCGCGAAGGCCTGAACGAAGGCTTCAAGTTCAACAACCCGAACGCGAAAAACAGCTGCGGATGTGGCGAGAGCTTCGCCGTATGA
- the erpA gene encoding iron-sulfur cluster insertion protein ErpA, whose translation MQVAAAASTPADPIAMPPMLEFTPAAAAKVAELIVEEGNPNLKLRLYVTGGGCSGFSYGFAFDDQVNEDDTLTVTAGVALVVDAMSQQYVLGARVDFEDGLEGSRFVIHNPNAATTCGCGSSFSV comes from the coding sequence ATGCAAGTCGCTGCCGCTGCCTCAACCCCCGCCGACCCCATCGCCATGCCGCCCATGCTGGAGTTCACGCCAGCGGCCGCGGCCAAGGTGGCCGAACTGATCGTCGAAGAGGGCAACCCCAACCTCAAGCTGCGCCTGTACGTGACCGGCGGCGGTTGCTCGGGTTTCTCGTACGGCTTCGCTTTCGACGACCAGGTCAACGAAGACGACACCCTGACCGTGACCGCCGGCGTGGCCCTGGTCGTGGACGCCATGAGCCAGCAGTACGTGCTGGGTGCACGGGTCGATTTCGAGGACGGCCTGGAAGGCTCGCGTTTCGTGATCCACAACCCGAACGCCGCCACGACCTGCGGTTGCGGCAGCTCTTTTTCAGTTTGA
- the iscU gene encoding Fe-S cluster assembly scaffold IscU, translated as MAYSEQVVDHYENPRNVGAFDANDASVGTGMVGAPACGDVMRLQIRVNAQGVIEDAKFKTYGCGSAIASSSLVTEWVRGRTLDEALAIKNSQIAEELALPPVKIHCSILAEDAIKAAVADFRSRQATGEAATLVSEQPACASSTR; from the coding sequence ATGGCCTACAGCGAACAAGTCGTCGATCACTATGAAAACCCGCGCAACGTGGGCGCCTTCGACGCCAACGACGCCAGCGTCGGCACCGGCATGGTCGGCGCGCCGGCCTGCGGCGACGTGATGCGCCTGCAGATCCGCGTCAACGCGCAGGGCGTGATCGAAGACGCCAAGTTCAAGACCTACGGCTGCGGCTCGGCCATCGCGTCGAGCTCGCTGGTGACCGAGTGGGTGCGCGGGCGCACGCTGGACGAAGCGCTCGCGATCAAGAACTCGCAGATCGCCGAAGAGCTGGCCCTGCCGCCCGTGAAGATCCACTGCTCCATCCTGGCCGAAGACGCGATCAAGGCGGCCGTGGCCGACTTCCGCTCGCGCCAGGCCACCGGCGAAGCCGCCACCCTGGTCTCGGAGCAGCCCGCCTGCGCCTCCAGCACGCGCTGA
- a CDS encoding IscS subfamily cysteine desulfurase — MSLSSRDPAPARAAASVYLDYAATTPVDRRVANKMIPYLTELYGNPASRSHAFGWAADEAVELAREQVCSLINADPREIVWTSGATESNNLAIKGAAHFNRAKGKHLITVATEHKAVLDSMRELEREGYEVTVLPVLPSGLLDIAVFEAALRPDTVLASVMMVNNETGVIQDIAALGAICRAQGVVFHVDAAQAAGKVVIDLDVLPVDLLSLSAHKIYGPKGIGALYVRRKPRVRIDAQMHGGGHERGMRSGTLATHQIVGMGEAFWLARDNMAADNARIKTLRDRLWAGFQKMDCVVLNGDESQRAVQYLNCSFNYVEGESLLMGIKGVAVSSGSACTSASLEPSYVLRAMGRSDELAHSSVRFSIGRFTTVEEIDFTIAQVTEVVNRLRAMSPLWDMVQAGIDLSTIQWSEH, encoded by the coding sequence ATGTCGCTCAGCAGCCGAGATCCCGCCCCCGCCCGTGCCGCCGCCAGCGTCTACCTCGACTACGCCGCCACCACTCCCGTGGACCGCCGCGTGGCGAACAAGATGATTCCCTATCTGACGGAGTTGTATGGCAATCCGGCGAGTCGCTCGCATGCGTTTGGCTGGGCCGCCGACGAGGCGGTGGAGCTGGCGCGCGAACAGGTCTGCTCGCTGATCAACGCCGACCCGCGCGAGATCGTCTGGACCTCCGGCGCCACCGAATCGAACAACCTCGCGATCAAGGGCGCCGCGCATTTCAACCGCGCCAAGGGCAAGCACCTGATCACGGTCGCGACCGAACACAAGGCGGTGCTCGACAGCATGCGCGAGCTGGAGCGCGAAGGCTATGAGGTCACGGTGCTGCCGGTGCTGCCCAGCGGCCTGCTCGACATCGCGGTGTTCGAAGCCGCGTTGCGACCCGACACGGTGCTGGCCTCGGTGATGATGGTCAACAACGAGACCGGCGTGATCCAGGACATCGCTGCGCTGGGCGCCATCTGCCGCGCCCAGGGCGTGGTCTTCCACGTGGACGCGGCCCAGGCCGCCGGCAAGGTGGTGATCGATCTGGACGTGCTGCCGGTGGATCTGCTCTCGCTCTCGGCGCACAAGATCTACGGCCCCAAGGGCATCGGCGCCCTGTACGTGCGGCGCAAGCCGCGCGTGCGCATCGACGCGCAGATGCACGGCGGTGGCCACGAACGTGGCATGCGCTCGGGCACGCTGGCCACGCACCAGATCGTGGGCATGGGCGAGGCCTTCTGGCTGGCGCGCGACAACATGGCCGCCGACAACGCGCGCATCAAGACCCTGCGCGACCGCCTCTGGGCCGGCTTCCAGAAGATGGACTGCGTGGTGCTCAACGGCGACGAGAGCCAGCGCGCCGTGCAGTACCTCAACTGCAGCTTCAACTACGTCGAAGGCGAGTCGCTGCTGATGGGCATCAAGGGCGTGGCCGTGTCGTCGGGCTCGGCCTGCACCTCGGCCAGCCTGGAGCCGAGCTACGTGTTGCGCGCCATGGGCCGCAGCGACGAGCTCGCGCACAGTTCGGTGCGTTTTTCCATCGGCCGCTTCACCACGGTTGAAGAGATCGATTTCACGATTGCCCAGGTCACCGAGGTCGTGAACCGCCTGCGCGCCATGAGCCCGCTGTGGGACATGGTGCAGGCCGGCATCGACCTCAGCACGATCCAGTGGTCGGAGCATTGA